One genomic window of Gracilinema caldarium DSM 7334 includes the following:
- a CDS encoding glycosyltransferase family 2 protein produces MNKKPLISIIIPTYNQEYLISDAIESVLMQDYDNFEIIIADDCSTDNTKKIVNSFTDPRIKYYKYSSNLGRVKNYHNALYNLTNGEWVLNLDGDDFLTDNTYLSSAVNALNSFNDDNIVLISSNRHICKHNSKHTDYLSSNAINTKPYLYSGNEYILLLPKPPFRIYHVTSLYKKDYALQIGFYNQDIISTDLDSLYRLIVNKYIIRIECKTAAWRSHANNISTNKNIIDTINNYNLIVNIYNYIKVNIKKNYNFNRWLNKNIKKKYYNDILSYLEKFDLKSIIIVDRYIHKHFPIARLLTLLNIKLYFKIFFSIIITSLKRVTRL; encoded by the coding sequence ATGAATAAAAAACCATTAATTTCAATTATAATTCCTACATACAATCAAGAATATTTAATATCTGATGCTATCGAAAGTGTTTTAATGCAAGATTATGATAATTTTGAAATAATAATTGCTGATGATTGTTCTACAGATAATACAAAAAAAATTGTCAATTCATTTACTGATCCACGCATCAAATATTATAAATATTCATCAAACTTAGGAAGAGTGAAAAATTATCATAATGCTTTATATAACTTAACTAATGGTGAATGGGTTTTAAATTTAGATGGTGATGATTTTCTCACTGATAATACATATCTAAGTTCTGCAGTTAATGCATTAAATTCTTTTAACGATGATAATATAGTATTGATAAGTAGTAACAGACATATTTGCAAACATAATTCTAAACATACAGATTATTTGTCATCAAATGCTATTAATACAAAACCATATTTATATTCTGGTAATGAATATATTTTATTATTACCAAAACCACCGTTTAGAATATATCATGTCACATCCTTATATAAAAAGGATTATGCTTTACAAATTGGCTTTTATAATCAAGACATTATTAGTACTGATTTAGACTCATTATATCGTTTAATAGTAAACAAATATATTATTAGAATAGAATGCAAAACAGCTGCTTGGCGAAGCCATGCAAATAATATTTCTACAAATAAGAATATTATTGACACTATTAATAATTACAACCTTATAGTTAATATTTACAACTATATAAAAGTTAATATAAAGAAAAATTATAATTTCAATAGATGGCTTAATAAAAATATTAAAAAAAAATATTATAATGATATTTTAAGCTATTTAGAAAAGTTTGACCTAAAATCAATTATCATAGTTGATCGATATATTCATAAACATTTTCCAATTGCAAGATTATTAACTTTATTAAATATAAAACTTTATTTTAAAATATTTTTTAGTATTATTATTACTTCGCTAAAACGTGTCACTAGGTTATAA
- a CDS encoding glycosyltransferase family 4 protein, translated as MNKLNIVGLYLYKEIRTGGHRRYIELMEGLASKGNNVTIIVNKDFTFPFKYVRFIPIEVQYKQGQRFPVSLIFKKVLQRNKKAILQQCVDTDWILIFSETNIFASHYLKKILNANILYGHRSNTVQEALQYIKEHNGKPLKQVKFVLNFIKYSFYEHIISSITNAIVFQSIYDKEDFLSRNKSARNKSFVIGGHIGLPRYTQEYQNINTSTHVEKLLFLGTTGPRKGLKYLLEALVILYNKGLHNLSLNVIGPGDLEPHTSYLKENNLLNIVKFYGRIDNPFPYLKENDLMVIPSLFDSYPNTVLESLHTGIPVIASSVGGIPEMLQYPELLFPPADSYAIADTIYKIVTDNEYYRYIRRLCAQRLPFFHFDWELKWEEVMKSYIKV; from the coding sequence ATGAATAAATTAAACATTGTTGGACTTTACCTCTATAAAGAGATACGAACTGGTGGACACAGACGATATATTGAACTAATGGAAGGTCTTGCTTCAAAAGGAAATAATGTAACGATAATTGTAAATAAAGATTTCACTTTTCCTTTTAAATATGTACGTTTTATACCCATAGAGGTACAATATAAACAAGGGCAACGCTTTCCTGTTTCTCTTATTTTTAAAAAAGTTTTGCAACGTAATAAAAAAGCAATCTTACAACAATGCGTTGATACAGATTGGATACTTATTTTTAGTGAAACTAATATTTTTGCGTCACATTATCTTAAAAAAATTTTGAATGCAAATATTCTTTATGGACATCGAAGCAATACTGTTCAAGAAGCTCTGCAATATATAAAAGAACATAATGGCAAACCTTTAAAACAAGTTAAATTTGTTTTAAATTTTATAAAATACTCTTTTTATGAACATATAATTAGCAGTATTACAAATGCAATTGTATTTCAAAGTATATATGATAAAGAAGATTTTCTTTCAAGAAATAAATCAGCTCGAAATAAGTCTTTTGTTATTGGTGGACATATAGGTTTACCTAGATATACACAGGAATATCAAAATATCAATACCAGTACACATGTAGAAAAGTTGCTCTTTCTTGGCACTACTGGCCCACGAAAAGGTTTAAAATATTTACTAGAAGCATTAGTTATTTTATATAATAAAGGATTGCATAATCTATCTTTAAATGTAATTGGCCCTGGTGATTTAGAGCCTCATACTTCATATTTAAAAGAAAACAATCTTTTAAATATTGTGAAATTTTATGGTCGAATAGATAATCCTTTTCCATATTTGAAAGAAAATGACTTAATGGTAATACCCTCTCTTTTTGATAGTTATCCTAATACCGTTTTAGAATCTTTACATACTGGTATTCCTGTTATAGCTAGTTCTGTTGGCGGAATACCAGAAATGTTACAATATCCTGAACTTTTATTTCCACCAGCAGATTCGTATGCCATTGCAGATACAATATATAAAATCGTTACTGATAATGAATATTATCGTTATATTCGCCGGCTTTGTGCTCAACGATTACCATTTTTCCATTTTGATTGGGAATTAAAATGGGAAGAAGTGATGAAATCTTATATAAAGGTGTAA
- a CDS encoding LicD family protein, whose translation MARCKPIQNPRQLLENMVIIRDILVSNNIRCFLHFGTLLGAIREKNFIPHDDDADLGVFINDFDKVIDLLPVFLSHGFEFNSQRFGRLLQFIRNDEQVDIFFVTQTWGLFGKKWAIDERTTVPYKFLSDFEITNFLGYDFLIPKQPERLMRNLYGRTWQIPLKNIPSRTNLSWRIKKLLLHPDKIIFYIFRFINTQKRKLFKNGG comes from the coding sequence ATGGCAAGATGTAAACCTATTCAAAATCCTCGACAATTATTAGAAAACATGGTTATAATACGAGATATTTTAGTATCTAATAATATAAGATGTTTTCTACATTTCGGAACATTATTAGGCGCTATTCGCGAAAAGAATTTTATACCCCATGACGATGATGCTGATTTGGGAGTGTTTATTAATGATTTTGATAAAGTAATAGATCTTTTGCCTGTTTTTCTATCACATGGATTTGAATTTAATAGTCAACGATTTGGTCGATTATTACAATTTATTAGAAATGATGAACAAGTAGATATCTTTTTTGTTACTCAAACATGGGGACTATTTGGAAAAAAATGGGCTATTGATGAAAGAACAACTGTTCCTTATAAATTTCTTAGTGATTTTGAAATAACTAATTTTTTAGGTTATGATTTTTTAATACCTAAACAACCTGAAAGATTAATGAGAAATCTTTATGGAAGAACTTGGCAAATTCCTCTAAAAAATATACCATCTAGAACTAATCTTTCTTGGAGAATTAAAAAGCTACTATTACATCCAGATAAGATTATTTTTTATATATTTCGTTTCATAAATACCCAAAAAAGAAAATTATTTAAGAATGGTGGATAG
- a CDS encoding glycosyltransferase, producing the protein MNIAIIVNSFPSLSEKFLLNQFAGLINENINIDIYASVKSNDTQVHDLYYKYNFDKYTYQVNIPRSLKERLNKLPKILLKNMFYSLKNTLRAFNFIKYQRAAKNLKTLYFLDAFQGKKYDIIHCQFGQNGFIGAFLKDCGFTNRLIVTFHGSDITVFPKKDGKNVYNYMFSRVDAVTAGTNFTAKYISEHGCPKEKIYIIPAGVLINKHHSINFKLKDANIILSVGRLEEVKGFEYAINAIENIVNDFPNINYFIVGNGSRKELLKNLIKKQYLDKNVFLLGEKNDTEIEELYKSASIFIAPSILRAS; encoded by the coding sequence ATGAATATAGCAATTATTGTCAATTCCTTCCCATCTTTATCAGAAAAGTTTTTATTAAATCAATTTGCAGGTTTAATTAACGAAAATATTAATATCGATATTTATGCTTCTGTTAAATCTAATGACACTCAAGTTCATGATTTATATTATAAATATAATTTTGATAAATATACTTATCAAGTAAATATCCCTAGATCTTTAAAAGAAAGGCTTAACAAATTACCAAAGATTTTATTGAAAAATATGTTTTATTCTTTAAAAAACACTTTACGTGCCTTTAATTTTATTAAATATCAACGCGCTGCAAAAAATCTAAAAACATTATATTTTCTTGATGCTTTTCAAGGTAAAAAATACGATATTATTCATTGCCAATTTGGTCAAAATGGATTTATTGGTGCATTTCTTAAAGATTGTGGATTTACAAATCGACTTATTGTTACGTTCCATGGATCAGACATAACTGTTTTTCCTAAAAAAGATGGTAAAAATGTTTATAATTATATGTTCTCTCGAGTTGATGCTGTTACTGCTGGTACTAATTTTACAGCAAAATATATTAGTGAACATGGTTGTCCTAAAGAAAAAATATATATAATTCCAGCAGGTGTTTTAATTAATAAACATCATAGTATTAATTTTAAATTAAAAGATGCAAATATTATTCTATCCGTAGGTCGACTTGAAGAAGTTAAAGGGTTTGAGTATGCTATTAATGCAATTGAGAATATTGTAAACGATTTTCCAAATATCAACTATTTTATTGTTGGTAATGGGTCAAGAAAAGAATTATTAAAAAATCTTATTAAAAAACAATATTTAGATAAAAATGTATTTCTTCTTGGTGAAAAAAATGATACAGAAATAGAAGAACTATATAAATCTGCTTCTATTTTTATAGCCCCCAGTATACTTAGGGCTTCCTGA
- a CDS encoding IS5 family transposase, with the protein MYKEKEQVPEFEDFYVPFGGHLREDNRWVRLAAIIPWEEIEAEYKKCFSKRIGRTAKTVRLALGSLLIKEKLQLTDEETVETIRENHYLQYFLGYESYKDEKPFDPSMMVHFRKRLGPDAIAQINELIAKRYQEQVEAESEKKQNKENQKDDHDHGNRGQLIIDATCVPQDIRHPHDVTLLDEARRKTEKIIDTLYEASELTIKPRTYRKQARIKYLNFIRGRRRTKKEIRRAIRTQLQYIRRNLRTINELQNKVPSTTLSAKQRRDLIVIHEVYRQQVQMYKGKTHSISGKIVSISQPHVRPIARGKAKAAFEFGAKLSASMTEHGMIFIDRLQWEPYNEQEDLPTQIEKYKRRCGRYPESVHADKIYRTRANRAYCEARGIRLSGPPLGRPIKETLENKKIVRQLRKIQRLDEAIRQAIEGGFGYMKRKFGLGTIYEKLRETSETAIMVCVLLTNCEKILRDLFMRFLFLLGFKPHKSYLKVLVY; encoded by the coding sequence ATGTATAAGGAAAAGGAACAGGTACCTGAGTTTGAAGACTTTTATGTACCCTTCGGAGGACATTTACGAGAAGATAATCGATGGGTACGATTAGCCGCAATTATTCCATGGGAAGAGATAGAAGCTGAATATAAAAAATGTTTTTCAAAACGAATTGGAAGAACAGCCAAGACCGTACGGCTCGCCTTGGGATCATTATTGATAAAAGAGAAATTACAATTAACAGATGAAGAAACGGTAGAAACAATACGAGAGAACCATTACCTGCAATATTTTTTAGGATATGAATCTTACAAAGATGAAAAACCCTTTGATCCAAGCATGATGGTTCATTTTCGAAAACGGCTTGGACCTGATGCAATAGCACAGATAAATGAGTTGATAGCGAAACGGTATCAAGAACAGGTAGAAGCAGAATCTGAAAAAAAACAGAACAAAGAAAACCAAAAGGATGACCATGATCATGGAAATCGAGGGCAACTCATTATAGATGCCACGTGCGTCCCCCAGGATATCCGGCATCCCCATGATGTCACTTTATTGGATGAAGCGCGAAGGAAAACAGAAAAGATAATTGATACGTTATATGAAGCGAGTGAGCTCACCATAAAACCACGAACCTATAGAAAACAGGCCCGTATCAAATATCTCAATTTTATACGAGGGCGACGAAGAACAAAAAAAGAAATACGCAGAGCGATTCGGACCCAACTCCAATACATACGACGTAATTTACGGACTATCAATGAATTACAAAACAAGGTTCCCAGTACAACGTTGAGTGCAAAACAGCGACGTGATCTTATCGTGATACATGAGGTTTACCGGCAACAGGTACAGATGTATAAGGGAAAGACCCATTCGATATCGGGAAAAATCGTCAGTATCAGTCAACCCCATGTACGACCAATAGCCCGAGGTAAAGCAAAAGCGGCCTTTGAATTCGGAGCAAAACTATCAGCATCGATGACCGAACACGGGATGATTTTTATAGATCGATTACAATGGGAACCCTATAACGAACAAGAAGATTTGCCAACACAAATAGAAAAATATAAGAGGCGATGTGGTCGATATCCGGAATCGGTGCATGCCGATAAAATATATCGGACACGAGCAAACCGAGCCTATTGTGAAGCTCGAGGAATACGATTGTCTGGACCACCCTTAGGCAGACCGATTAAAGAAACATTAGAGAATAAAAAGATAGTACGACAGCTACGAAAGATTCAAAGACTTGACGAAGCCATTCGACAAGCGATTGAAGGTGGCTTTGGATATATGAAACGAAAGTTTGGTCTTGGTACAATCTATGAAAAATTACGCGAAACTAGTGAAACAGCAATTATGGTATGTGTATTGCTGACCAACTGTGAAAAAATCCTGAGGGATCTTTTTATGCGCTTTTTATTTTTACTTGGTTTTAAACCTCATAAATCATATTTGAAAGTTTTAGTATACTAA
- a CDS encoding glycosyltransferase, which produces MSSITVFDIITTAQGGKRLLEHRVQVINQDPSFINYIICPKNDIFTADFYSKNIPYIQFSMTRGLNPIFTIKEIITFYRLLKKYKPIIVHAHTSKAGAVSRIACRIYNMLNKSKIYVCYQVHSFYFNTIYGLKSYLFLFIERYLSKYTDSLLFQNNTELQQAKKFKMDKHALLINIGNGINLNNFPIPNSPKSLPTWKTDHDKPVLIICIARIEPKKNHKMIVDTVYYLKNILTKQYGEVITKHAFKVICVGEIGETDAINYRDSLGLQHYINFVGLKNHQEIIHFLQECHISILTSTAEGKPRALIESMCMGLPCVATNVVGTDEVIVHNETGYLIPLHDYQAFAEAIKLLMENSELYIKFSKASIHRAIKEFDEAIVIDKLKTIYRDRPTKSNPNLNF; this is translated from the coding sequence ATGTCTTCTATAACAGTATTTGATATCATAACTACTGCACAAGGCGGGAAACGATTACTTGAACATCGTGTTCAAGTAATTAATCAGGATCCTTCATTTATTAATTACATTATATGTCCAAAAAATGATATATTTACAGCAGATTTTTATTCAAAAAATATACCTTATATTCAATTTTCTATGACGAGGGGGTTAAACCCCATTTTCACTATTAAAGAAATCATAACTTTTTATAGATTATTAAAAAAATATAAACCTATAATTGTTCATGCTCATACTTCTAAAGCTGGCGCTGTTTCTCGTATAGCCTGTCGAATTTATAATATGCTTAATAAAAGTAAAATATATGTTTGTTATCAAGTTCATTCTTTTTATTTTAATACCATATATGGTTTAAAAAGCTATCTTTTTTTATTTATTGAGCGTTACTTATCAAAATATACTGATTCTTTATTATTTCAAAATAACACTGAATTACAACAAGCTAAAAAATTTAAAATGGACAAGCATGCATTGCTCATTAATATTGGTAATGGCATTAATTTAAATAATTTTCCTATTCCTAATTCACCAAAAAGTTTACCGACATGGAAAACTGACCATGATAAACCTGTATTAATAATATGTATAGCAAGAATAGAACCCAAAAAAAATCACAAAATGATTGTTGACACAGTATATTATTTAAAAAATATTCTTACCAAACAATATGGTGAAGTTATTACAAAACATGCTTTCAAAGTTATTTGTGTTGGTGAAATTGGTGAAACCGATGCAATTAACTATCGTGATAGTTTAGGGCTCCAACATTATATTAATTTTGTAGGTTTAAAAAACCATCAAGAAATTATACATTTTTTACAGGAATGTCACATTTCTATATTAACAAGCACAGCAGAAGGAAAACCTAGAGCACTTATTGAATCTATGTGTATGGGGCTTCCCTGTGTTGCAACTAACGTTGTAGGAACTGATGAAGTAATTGTGCATAATGAAACTGGTTATCTTATTCCATTACATGATTATCAAGCTTTTGCTGAAGCAATAAAATTACTAATGGAAAATTCAGAGCTTTATATTAAATTTTCCAAAGCTTCTATTCATCGCGCCATTAAAGAATTTGATGAAGCTATTGTCATCGACAAGTTAAAAACCATTTACCGCGACAGACCTACTAAAAGCAATCCAAATTTAAACTTCTAA
- a CDS encoding glycosyltransferase family 4 protein, translating to MKMTSIPKIAVFTKQLDNWNSGSGHHLDQIMQRIVDINTKEKLFHITFIHYKPSSNPIYKKVRELIVPRNPLLSSLILKKEAFDLVHYTPLTIYAPIYGVPNKKVATIHGVEQLLIPQFFGPVEMFHERYLVPRFARKMDSIFTVSNTTKKYLVDNFKVPSEKIVVAYNGISDVYNPKNTNKCVILEKYGIKSPYIYHISRFSERKNPWVLLKAFKRFIEQNNGRPHKLVCAGKGWDNDTVKKEAMVLQIEDRLITPGFISEQDSAELMSGADLFIFPSLAEGFGIPNIEAMASGCPVVTSSVFAIPEVVDDCALLVKDPNDVKGFAEAMGKIVDDEKFRNLLISKGLERVRSGIFSWDKAARELLSLYKRILEV from the coding sequence ATGAAGATGACGTCTATACCTAAAATAGCAGTTTTTACCAAACAACTGGATAATTGGAATAGCGGATCTGGGCATCACCTTGATCAGATAATGCAAAGAATAGTTGATATAAATACTAAAGAAAAACTATTTCATATAACATTTATACATTATAAACCTAGTTCAAATCCTATATATAAAAAAGTGCGAGAACTTATTGTACCAAGAAATCCACTATTAAGCTCATTAATTTTAAAAAAAGAAGCCTTTGATCTGGTTCATTATACGCCACTTACGATATATGCACCAATATACGGTGTACCTAATAAAAAGGTTGCAACGATACATGGTGTAGAACAGTTATTAATACCGCAATTTTTTGGCCCAGTAGAAATGTTTCATGAACGATATTTAGTACCTCGCTTTGCAAGAAAAATGGATAGTATTTTTACAGTATCAAATACAACTAAAAAGTACTTAGTTGATAATTTTAAAGTTCCAAGCGAAAAAATTGTTGTTGCATATAATGGTATTAGTGATGTGTACAATCCAAAGAACACTAATAAGTGTGTTATTCTAGAAAAATATGGAATAAAATCACCCTATATTTATCATATTAGCCGTTTTTCTGAACGAAAAAATCCATGGGTTTTGCTAAAGGCCTTTAAACGTTTTATTGAACAAAACAATGGGCGCCCACATAAGCTGGTATGTGCAGGGAAAGGGTGGGATAATGATACTGTAAAAAAAGAAGCTATGGTTTTACAAATAGAAGATAGACTTATAACCCCAGGGTTCATTTCTGAACAAGATTCTGCTGAGCTCATGTCAGGGGCAGATCTCTTTATCTTTCCAAGTTTGGCTGAAGGTTTTGGGATACCAAATATAGAAGCTATGGCTTCTGGATGTCCTGTTGTTACCTCATCAGTCTTTGCAATTCCAGAAGTTGTTGATGATTGTGCATTATTAGTGAAAGATCCAAATGATGTAAAAGGTTTTGCAGAAGCAATGGGTAAAATTGTTGATGATGAAAAGTTTAGAAATTTATTAATTTCTAAAGGATTAGAAAGAGTTCGAAGTGGAATCTTTTCATGGGATAAAGCGGCAAGAGAATTGTTGAGTTTGTATAAAAGGATTTTAGAAGTTTAA
- a CDS encoding glycosyltransferase family protein, with the protein MSNITVLTLVDRIATFYSLKPFIFFGGSKRFTFTSDPVFCLKKDKNNILIMVRQFIKPDIVDLELMKNLRKKYEVIAFFHDDAGGGIPRLEVLPYVNLFYQKALFKDINLYKKRLYGKELYSDYYHTKYAVQDKEHKERAIVEDDAQLNKLRLSWNIGIGDYPREQFRQRFGTALAKVFGPSISKHIYSRKKINYNPVDYNKGIFQVHARLGLTGRPSIAYQRYLILNKIKNDPRFLIGEVSQKQYNYETKHSKMILSPFGWGELCLRDFEAVRAGSVLLKPDMGHLLTWPDIFIPFETYVPFSWDVDDLLDKVDAYLGNDQARKQIAYNAWDVYRDQMNQLENRFESIIGEICSCTTQ; encoded by the coding sequence ATGAGCAATATAACAGTACTTACACTCGTAGATCGTATCGCAACATTTTATTCATTAAAGCCCTTTATTTTTTTTGGCGGTTCTAAGCGATTTACTTTTACTTCAGATCCTGTATTTTGTTTAAAAAAAGATAAAAACAATATACTCATTATGGTCCGTCAATTCATCAAACCAGACATCGTAGATCTTGAATTGATGAAAAATCTTAGAAAAAAATATGAAGTTATCGCTTTTTTTCATGATGATGCAGGTGGTGGAATACCAAGATTAGAAGTTTTACCCTACGTTAATTTATTTTATCAAAAAGCATTATTTAAAGATATCAATCTTTATAAAAAAAGACTATATGGTAAAGAATTATACTCTGATTATTACCACACAAAATATGCTGTACAAGATAAAGAACATAAAGAAAGAGCTATCGTTGAAGATGATGCCCAGTTAAATAAATTACGGCTTTCCTGGAATATTGGAATTGGCGATTATCCAAGAGAACAATTCAGACAAAGGTTTGGAACAGCCTTAGCGAAGGTATTTGGACCATCAATATCAAAACATATCTATTCCCGAAAAAAGATTAACTATAATCCTGTCGATTATAATAAAGGAATCTTTCAGGTTCATGCAAGATTAGGATTAACCGGACGACCTTCTATTGCCTACCAACGCTATTTAATCCTAAATAAGATTAAAAATGATCCTCGTTTTCTTATTGGAGAAGTATCACAAAAACAATATAATTACGAAACCAAGCATTCAAAAATGATATTATCCCCCTTTGGATGGGGAGAGTTATGTCTTCGAGATTTCGAAGCTGTTAGAGCCGGTTCAGTATTATTAAAGCCAGATATGGGACATCTATTAACTTGGCCTGATATCTTTATACCCTTTGAAACCTATGTCCCCTTCTCTTGGGATGTCGATGATCTACTCGATAAAGTAGATGCCTATTTAGGAAATGACCAAGCAAGGAAACAGATTGCATATAATGCATGGGATGTCTATAGAGATCAAATGAATCAACTAGAAAACCGATTTGAATCTATTATTGGAGAGATTTGTTCATGCACTACTCAATAA
- a CDS encoding CDP-alcohol phosphatidyltransferase family protein yields the protein MHYSIKDIIASLPEEKKYSDSYWTRFVLRPVSFPISWFFLKLNCTPNGVSWIGVFIAVLGGLLFGINYFIPIQINILYWLGLLCFFIFSIFDCVDGNMARTINLPNPWGSWVDAVGGYIAYTVALLSLGLATGAMHRELSGLYIFLGGFSAATNMLMRATVQSHRANKAKLFGIEQSASPESEKRLSEHLGITGIMFPLFGIGVLYHVLSFVLFFYTIVYGIGSIWILFKLCRKLH from the coding sequence ATGCACTACTCAATAAAAGATATCATTGCATCACTTCCAGAAGAAAAAAAATATTCCGATTCATATTGGACTCGTTTTGTATTACGACCAGTCTCGTTTCCTATCAGCTGGTTTTTTCTTAAACTTAATTGCACACCTAATGGAGTATCTTGGATTGGAGTGTTTATTGCCGTATTAGGCGGCTTATTATTCGGTATCAATTATTTTATTCCAATTCAAATAAACATATTATACTGGTTAGGTTTACTGTGCTTTTTCATTTTTTCTATATTTGATTGTGTTGATGGGAATATGGCACGAACCATTAATTTACCTAACCCATGGGGCTCTTGGGTAGATGCAGTTGGCGGATATATTGCATATACAGTTGCTCTATTATCGCTTGGACTTGCAACAGGGGCTATGCATAGAGAATTAAGTGGCTTATATATCTTCCTTGGAGGTTTTTCAGCTGCTACCAATATGCTTATGCGGGCAACCGTTCAATCACACAGAGCTAATAAGGCAAAACTTTTTGGTATAGAACAATCAGCATCACCGGAATCTGAAAAAAGGCTCTCTGAACATTTAGGTATTACGGGAATAATGTTTCCTTTATTTGGTATTGGTGTTTTATATCATGTATTATCTTTTGTATTATTTTTTTACACTATAGTATATGGTATTGGATCAATATGGATTCTTTTTAAGTTATGTAGAAAACTACATTAA
- a CDS encoding NAD-dependent epimerase/dehydratase family protein translates to MSTYLITGAAGFIGFHLSKRLIEQGHTVIGLDNINDYYDITLKYARIAQLGIKKDEAEKYNQLVKSTKYHTFSFIRLNLEDYNNLIDIFNQYNFDCVINLAAQAGVRYSIDHPFSYVQSNLVGFLSILEACRHFKIPHLIYASSSSVYGMNSKYPFSEDDPVDHPVSLYAATKRANELMAHTYSHLYGFRTTGLRFFTVYGPWGRPDMAYFKFARSIMEEKPIEVYNNGDMYRDFTYIDDIIDGIVCVSNKNKENNELFKIYNIGNNNPEKLSKLITVLEESLGKKAQKIYLPMQPGDVYRTAADITALSRDCNWQPHTSLKTGIKSFAKWFLSFYNYVNL, encoded by the coding sequence ATGTCTACTTATCTCATTACTGGTGCAGCAGGTTTTATTGGTTTTCATCTTTCTAAACGATTGATAGAACAGGGTCATACTGTTATAGGGCTCGATAATATTAATGATTATTATGACATTACATTAAAATATGCAAGAATAGCACAATTAGGAATTAAAAAAGATGAAGCAGAAAAATACAACCAACTCGTTAAAAGTACAAAATATCATACTTTTTCGTTTATCCGATTAAATCTCGAAGATTATAATAATCTTATAGATATTTTTAACCAATATAACTTCGATTGTGTAATTAACTTAGCGGCGCAGGCCGGGGTTCGGTATAGTATCGATCATCCCTTTTCCTATGTTCAAAGCAACCTTGTAGGATTTTTATCAATTCTCGAAGCTTGTAGGCATTTTAAGATTCCCCATCTAATTTATGCTTCAAGTTCATCTGTTTATGGAATGAATTCAAAATATCCCTTCAGTGAAGATGATCCAGTTGACCATCCTGTAAGCCTCTATGCAGCTACGAAACGGGCAAATGAACTTATGGCCCATACCTATTCGCATCTCTATGGTTTTCGTACTACTGGACTTCGTTTTTTTACAGTTTATGGACCATGGGGCAGACCAGACATGGCCTATTTTAAATTTGCCAGGTCAATAATGGAAGAAAAGCCGATAGAGGTTTACAATAATGGTGATATGTACCGAGATTTCACCTATATTGATGACATTATTGATGGAATTGTCTGCGTATCAAATAAAAACAAAGAAAATAATGAACTTTTTAAAATTTACAATATTGGTAATAACAATCCTGAAAAGCTTTCAAAATTAATTACAGTTTTAGAAGAATCTCTTGGGAAAAAGGCTCAAAAAATCTATTTGCCTATGCAACCTGGTGATGTATACCGAACCGCAGCAGATATTACCGCTTTGAGTCGAGATTGCAACTGGCAACCGCATACTTCTCTTAAAACAGGCATTAAAAGCTTTGCAAAATGGTTTTTATCATTCTATAATTACGTAAATTTATGA